One Zymoseptoria tritici IPO323 chromosome 3, whole genome shotgun sequence genomic region harbors:
- a CDS encoding topoisomerase-related protein (topoisomerase-related proten) has translation MNEGAKSQYIEYVSSSEDDADAASTGGDLADDAPLHKRARTGVDAAAADSVPKWSNPDPYTVLPPTDFSVAPKKDIVQTIRKAKVEAAAQNASTNAIKENADFISFDDLQEDEEEEEIEQDDYEDILQETHHQADRPHMSPPMAEPPGVDLGFAITPKFGNEPSSSSTFPPPAPPSNVVEALQDEEMDDAVVATRLVAGTKRKRRDKHSNDSAGYIVEEWQEDGTNPTPWHEGTGTFTAYVGLQLHKEILAFYNFVRPTDYEERCRLDLIARVDRTLKTWRGNPNEVSIKSFGSFASNLYLPNSDMDLVAVSESYLQGGRQVFCQSKNQMRQLQFYLERSGIAAHGTVTGILGAKVPIIKFIDAKTGLKVDISFENDSGLRAIETFEAWKEQFPEMPVLVTIIKQFLLMRNMNEVHTGGIGGFTIICLVVSMLQLKPPSDRAMSDIEGRYGELLLNFLDLYGNKFILGNVGIELNPPRYMDKYTYRGRAKINATGLTIIDPNRPENDISGGSKRVGEIFGFFRSALSLIQKRLHQFSKDKDPETSILGCILGGSYTSFFSQRDRL, from the exons ATGAACGAAGGAGCAAAGTCACAATACATTGAATACGTCTCCAGCAGTGAGGACGATGCGGACGCCGCTAGTACCGGTGGTGATCTGGCAGACGATGCGCCACTTCATAAGCGCGCGAGGACTGGAGTCGATGCCGCTGCAGCAGACTCTGTGCCAAAGTGGTCCAATCCTGATCCTTACACTGTGTTGCCGCCCACCGACTTCAGTGTGGCGCCAAAGAAAGACATTGTGCAGACAATTCGCAAGGCAAAGGTTGAAGCTGCAGCTCAGAATGCTAGCACTAACGCGATAAAGGAAAATGCCGACTTCATCTCTTTCGATGATTTgcaggaggacgaggaagaagaggagatcgagCAAGACGACTACGAAGACATCCTGCAAGAGACACATCACCAAGCAGATCGCCCACACATGTCACCGCCA aTGGCTGAACCTCCTGGTGTCGACCTTGGCTTCGCCATTACCCCCAAGTTTGGCAACGAACCATCCAGCAGTAGTACCTTTCCTCCACCTGCGCCTCCCAGTAACGTCGTCGAGGCTCTGCAGGACGAAGAGATGGACGATGCAGTGGTTGCCACTCGGCTCGTTGCCGGCACCAAGCGCAAGCGCCGGGACAAGCACAGCAACGACTCCGCCGGATACATCGTTGAGGAGTGGCAGGAAGATGGCACCAACCCAACGCCCTGGCACGAGGGCACCGGCACTTTCACAGCGTACGTTGGTCTCCA GTTACACAAGGAGATACTCGCATTCTACAACTTTGTCCGACCGACTGACTACGAAGAGAGATGCCGCCTGGATCTCATTGCCCGAGTCGACCGGACTTTGAAGACTTGGAGGGGCAATCCTAACGAGGTTTCCATCAAGAGCTTCGGGTCATTTGCTTCGAACCTCTACCTACCCAACTCTGATATGGACCTAGTTGCCGTCTCAGAGAGCTACCTACAGGGTGGTCGTCAAGTCTTCTGTCAGAGCAAGAATCAGATGCGACAGCTTCAATTCTACTTGGAACGCTCTGGAATTGCTGCTCACGGCACGGTGACGGGCATCCTAGGAGCCAAGGTTCCGATCATCAAGTTCATTGATGCGAAGACGGGTCTGAAGGTGGACATCTCTTTCGAGAATGATTCGGGTCTCCGGGCGATTGAGACGTTCGAGGCCTGgaaagagcaatttcccGAAATGCCTGTCCTTGTCACGATCATCAAGCAATTCCTTCTCATGCGTAATATGAATGAGGTCCACACCGGTGGCATTGGAGGTTTCACCATCATCTGCTTGGTTGTCAGCATGCTGCAGCTGAAGCCGCCGAGCGATCGTGCAATGAGCGATATCGAAGGTCGCTACGGCGAGCTCCTACTCAACTTCCTCGACCTGTACGGTAACAAGTTTATTCTTGGCAACGTTGGCATCGAGTTGAACCCTCCTCGGTATATGGACAAGTACACCTACCGCGGTCGCGCCAAGATCAACGCTACAGGCCTTACCATTATCGACCCCAACCGTCCGGAGAACGACATCTCTGGTGGCTCGAAAAGAGTTGGCGAAATCTTCGGATTCTTCCGAAGTGCTCTGTCGTTGATTCAGAAGCGCCTTCACCAGTTCAGCAAGGACAAGGATCCCGAGACCAGCATCTTGGGATGCATCCTCGGTGGCAGCTACACTTCGTTCTTTTCTCAGCGTGATCGCCTC